In Janthinobacterium sp. J1-1, a single genomic region encodes these proteins:
- a CDS encoding response regulator, which translates to MRLEGGVRPLLHRLAGRYRPRTTLMLIGAVLISALALRSVASAWILRKEAIDDWRQDLGNLSLLLAENTSQSMTAASLVLDSVAREVADGTPAGASPLRTTFATLQAHQMLRHKIGGVPQIDVASIIGADGALIAFTRAYPTPAITLAERDYFAYHRDHPGAAPYVSAPVQNKVNGKWTFYLSRRIDGAQGQFLGVVLVGLSCDFFSDFFRRTSIGEAAAFSLYRSDYTLLARWPEAPQQMGRQNLGGTTRRIIDQGAGHGVLETSSPRAAEGGKPVHRLGAARLVRGYPLVVNVTVTEKVFLADWRRMLRAMGGAALLNLAALSVVLWLMASLLRRQERDTALALALKAAAEEANAAKSRFLALMSHEIRTPMSGIAGMAELLLETRLDEDQRKYAGHVSAGVDDLMHILNDILDLSKVEAGQMAIEANWFNPRALVADVIALHQAQAARKGVVIRAEIDPALAPLSCSDRARIAQVLGNLVSNAVKFTAAGQVTVSLAPALEDGRPCLDFAVQDSGIGITPQQRERLFLPFSQGDQGISGVYGGTGLGLSICKHLVGLMGGTIDCSSMPGAGARFTFRIVCVSVLAPDAMPDADALAAPARPLLSPPAQADAPARILLVDDTDMNRQLVSLQLRRHGHRIDIAENGELALAALARERYDVVLMDCMMPVMDGYQACRALREKEARLALPRTPVVALTAGATDDDRLQCEQAGMDDYLSKPFSAAQLNAVVNRWLARL; encoded by the coding sequence ATGAGGTTGGAGGGCGGCGTCCGCCCGCTGCTGCATCGCCTGGCCGGCCGCTATCGCCCGCGCACCACGCTGATGCTGATCGGCGCCGTGCTGATCAGCGCGCTGGCCCTGCGCAGCGTGGCCTCGGCCTGGATCTTGCGAAAGGAAGCCATCGACGACTGGCGCCAGGACCTGGGCAATCTGTCGCTGCTGCTGGCTGAAAATACCTCGCAGAGCATGACGGCGGCCAGCCTGGTGCTCGACAGCGTGGCCAGGGAAGTGGCCGACGGCACGCCGGCGGGCGCATCGCCCCTGCGCACCACCTTTGCCACCCTGCAAGCACACCAGATGCTGCGCCACAAGATCGGCGGCGTGCCGCAGATCGACGTCGCCAGCATCATCGGCGCCGACGGCGCGCTGATCGCCTTTACGCGCGCCTACCCCACGCCGGCCATCACCCTGGCCGAGCGCGACTACTTTGCCTATCACCGCGACCACCCCGGCGCCGCACCGTATGTCAGCGCGCCGGTGCAGAACAAGGTCAACGGCAAATGGACGTTTTACCTGAGCCGGCGCATCGACGGCGCACAGGGGCAATTCCTCGGCGTGGTGCTGGTCGGCCTCTCCTGCGATTTCTTCAGTGATTTTTTCCGGCGCACCAGCATCGGCGAGGCCGCCGCCTTTTCACTGTACCGTAGCGACTACACGCTGCTGGCGCGGTGGCCCGAGGCGCCGCAGCAGATGGGCCGCCAGAACCTGGGCGGCACCACGCGCCGCATCATCGACCAGGGCGCGGGGCACGGCGTGCTGGAGACCAGCTCCCCGCGCGCCGCAGAAGGCGGCAAGCCCGTGCACCGCCTGGGCGCGGCGCGGCTGGTGCGGGGCTATCCTCTGGTGGTCAACGTGACCGTCACCGAAAAGGTCTTCCTGGCCGACTGGCGGCGCATGCTGCGCGCGATGGGCGGCGCGGCGCTGCTGAACCTGGCCGCGCTGTCGGTGGTGCTGTGGCTGATGGCGTCGCTGCTGCGCCGGCAGGAGCGGGACACGGCGCTGGCGCTGGCGCTGAAGGCGGCGGCCGAAGAGGCCAATGCCGCCAAGTCGCGCTTCCTGGCCCTGATGAGCCATGAGATACGCACGCCGATGAGCGGTATCGCCGGCATGGCCGAACTGCTGCTCGAGACACGGCTCGACGAGGACCAGCGCAAGTACGCGGGCCATGTCAGCGCCGGGGTGGACGACCTGATGCATATCCTGAACGATATTCTCGACCTGTCCAAGGTCGAGGCAGGCCAGATGGCGATCGAAGCGAACTGGTTCAATCCGCGCGCACTGGTCGCCGACGTGATCGCGCTGCACCAGGCGCAGGCGGCCAGGAAGGGTGTCGTGATTCGCGCCGAGATCGACCCGGCGCTGGCGCCGCTGTCCTGTTCCGACCGCGCGCGCATTGCCCAGGTGCTGGGCAACCTGGTCAGCAACGCCGTCAAGTTCACCGCCGCCGGCCAGGTGACGGTATCGTTGGCGCCGGCGCTGGAAGACGGCCGGCCCTGCCTCGACTTCGCGGTGCAGGACAGCGGCATCGGCATCACGCCGCAACAGCGCGAGCGCCTGTTCCTGCCGTTTTCACAAGGCGACCAGGGCATCAGCGGCGTGTACGGCGGCACCGGGCTGGGACTGTCCATCTGCAAACACCTGGTCGGACTGATGGGCGGCACCATCGATTGCAGCAGCATGCCCGGCGCTGGCGCGCGCTTCACCTTTCGCATCGTCTGCGTCAGCGTGCTGGCGCCAGACGCCATGCCCGATGCCGATGCGCTCGCGGCGCCGGCCCGCCCACTTTTATCGCCCCCCGCACAGGCCGATGCGCCGGCACGCATCCTGCTGGTCGACGATACCGACATGAACCGCCAGCTGGTCTCGCTGCAATTGCGCCGGCACGGCCACCGGATCGATATCGCGGAAAACGGCGAACTGGCGCTGGCCGCGCTGGCGCGCGAGCGCTATGACGTCGTACTGATGGACTGCATGATGCCGGTCATGGACGGCTACCAGGCTTGCCGCGCGCTGCGCGAGAAAGAGGCGCGCCTGGCGCTGCCGCGCACCCCGGTAGTGGCCCTCACGGCCGGCGCCACCGACGACGACCGCCTGCAATGCGAACAGGCCGGCATGGACGATTACCTGTCCAAGCCGTTCAGCGCGGCCCAGCTCAACGCGGTCGTCAACCGCTGGCTGGCGCGCCTCTAG
- a CDS encoding methyl-accepting chemotaxis protein encodes MKVLLVDDDQMNLSLFSHMLKKVPDVKAVAMSEPLQALAWCGANRPDLVLVDYMMPVMDGLQFLAALQAAFPADPVAVIMITAASDREVRHRALQMGANDFLTKPVDNIEFQARVGNLLALRSAQRELKERAETLEEAVAQATRTIAAGELEAIHRLSRMAEYRDPETGSHLLRMACYARLLAASLGLDLREQELIYAAAPMHDIGKIGIPDHILLKPGPLDGAEMAVMRTHSQIGATILHGSASPLLRAAELIALHHHERYDGSGYPFGLAGRNIALYGRIVAVADVFDALTSERPYKPAWDCERAFSYLQEGAGSHFDPACVEAFLRQREAVLAIHDMYRDSLPCLPRPGFYLIYQGGIMKWFENMKIAGKLALSFGVVLLLAAAMGAFALLSMSRMDDASDELSKNWLPSVEAAMQMRIELGEARRWELAHLLSTDAARMSDYEARDARTLDALRKVQARYATLVSSPQEDALYKSIVSLSAQFIEEHGRIIALSRAMKKDEGRALTLAKSAALMVQLSERINELVALNVAGGEKAGVTANDTYLQVRLWTGVLLAVSLALGVTVAIILARGVAGPLAQAVGVARRVAAGDLGARIDVRSNDESGQLMQALRDMNASLHSLVGQVRGGSDAIATTSAQIAAGNQDLSSRTEQQAGSLEETASSMEELTATVRQNADNARQADTLAKAASELAVRGGAVVREVVGTMAAINASSRQIAEIISVIDGIAFQTNILALNAAVEAARAGEQGRGFAVVDTEVRNLAHRSAVAAKDIKQLIDTSVGQVAAGSTQVQQAGTAMDDIVGGITRVTDIMGEISAASREQTLGIEQINEAVAQMDQVTQQNAALVEQAAAAAESMQEQARSLSELVGTFRLEPQDAGVPVHAARPAPRAAGRALLAAA; translated from the coding sequence ATGAAGGTACTGCTGGTGGACGATGATCAGATGAATCTGAGCCTGTTCTCGCACATGTTGAAGAAAGTGCCCGACGTGAAGGCCGTGGCCATGAGCGAGCCCCTGCAGGCGCTGGCCTGGTGCGGCGCGAACCGGCCGGACCTGGTGCTGGTCGACTACATGATGCCCGTGATGGACGGGCTGCAATTTCTCGCCGCGCTGCAGGCCGCTTTCCCCGCCGATCCGGTCGCCGTGATCATGATCACGGCCGCCAGCGACAGGGAGGTGCGCCACCGCGCGCTGCAGATGGGCGCCAATGATTTCCTGACCAAGCCGGTCGACAATATCGAATTTCAGGCGCGCGTGGGCAACCTGCTTGCGCTGCGCTCGGCCCAGCGCGAGCTGAAAGAACGCGCCGAGACGCTCGAAGAGGCGGTGGCCCAGGCCACGCGCACCATCGCGGCCGGTGAGCTCGAAGCGATCCATCGCCTGTCGCGCATGGCCGAGTACCGCGATCCGGAGACCGGCAGCCATCTGCTGCGCATGGCCTGCTATGCCCGGCTGCTGGCGGCCAGCCTGGGGCTGGACCTGCGTGAGCAGGAACTGATCTATGCGGCCGCGCCGATGCACGATATCGGCAAGATCGGCATTCCCGACCATATCCTGCTCAAGCCGGGCCCGTTGGATGGCGCCGAGATGGCCGTCATGCGCACGCATTCGCAGATCGGCGCCACCATCCTGCACGGCAGCGCCTCGCCGCTGCTGCGGGCGGCCGAGCTGATCGCGCTGCATCACCACGAACGCTATGACGGCAGCGGCTATCCGTTTGGGCTGGCCGGCCGGAATATCGCCCTGTATGGGCGTATCGTCGCCGTGGCCGATGTGTTCGACGCGCTCACCTCGGAGCGCCCCTACAAGCCGGCCTGGGACTGCGAACGTGCTTTTTCCTATTTGCAAGAGGGTGCTGGCAGCCATTTCGACCCGGCCTGTGTGGAGGCGTTCCTGCGCCAGCGCGAGGCGGTGCTGGCCATCCATGACATGTACCGCGACAGCTTGCCTTGCTTACCGCGGCCGGGTTTTTATCTTATTTATCAAGGAGGTATCATGAAATGGTTTGAGAATATGAAAATCGCCGGAAAACTGGCCCTGTCGTTCGGCGTCGTGCTGCTGCTGGCGGCGGCGATGGGCGCGTTTGCCCTGCTGTCGATGTCGCGCATGGACGATGCGTCCGATGAACTGTCGAAGAACTGGCTGCCCAGCGTCGAGGCGGCGATGCAGATGCGCATCGAACTGGGCGAGGCGCGGCGCTGGGAACTGGCCCACCTGCTCAGTACCGACGCTGCCAGGATGAGCGACTACGAGGCGCGCGATGCGCGCACGCTCGATGCGCTCAGGAAGGTCCAGGCGCGCTATGCGACGCTGGTCTCGAGTCCGCAGGAAGACGCGCTGTACAAGTCCATCGTGTCGCTGTCGGCGCAGTTCATCGAGGAGCATGGGCGCATCATCGCTCTGTCGCGCGCCATGAAAAAGGACGAGGGGCGCGCGCTGACGCTGGCCAAATCGGCGGCGCTGATGGTGCAGCTGAGCGAGCGCATCAATGAGCTGGTGGCGCTCAACGTGGCCGGCGGCGAAAAGGCTGGCGTCACCGCCAACGATACCTACCTGCAGGTGCGCCTGTGGACTGGCGTGCTGCTGGCGGTCTCGCTGGCATTGGGCGTGACGGTGGCGATCATCCTGGCGCGCGGCGTGGCCGGCCCGCTGGCGCAGGCGGTCGGCGTGGCGCGGCGGGTCGCCGCCGGCGACCTGGGCGCGCGCATCGACGTGCGTTCGAACGACGAGAGCGGACAACTGATGCAGGCCCTGCGCGACATGAACGCCAGCCTGCACTCCCTGGTGGGGCAGGTGCGCGGCGGCAGCGACGCGATCGCCACCACCTCGGCGCAGATCGCGGCCGGCAACCAGGACCTGTCCTCGCGCACCGAGCAGCAGGCCGGCTCGCTCGAGGAAACCGCCTCGTCGATGGAGGAGCTGACGGCCACCGTGCGCCAGAACGCGGACAATGCGCGCCAGGCCGATACGCTGGCCAAGGCGGCGTCGGAACTGGCCGTGCGTGGCGGGGCGGTGGTGCGCGAAGTGGTCGGCACCATGGCGGCGATCAATGCCTCGTCGCGCCAGATCGCCGAGATCATCTCGGTGATCGACGGCATCGCTTTCCAGACCAATATCCTGGCGCTCAACGCCGCCGTCGAAGCGGCGCGCGCCGGCGAGCAGGGCCGCGGCTTCGCGGTGGTGGACACCGAGGTGCGCAACCTGGCGCACCGTTCGGCGGTTGCGGCGAAAGACATCAAGCAGCTGATCGATACCTCGGTGGGGCAGGTTGCCGCCGGCTCGACGCAGGTGCAGCAGGCCGGTACGGCGATGGATGACATCGTTGGCGGCATCACCCGCGTCACCGACATCATGGGCGAGATCAGTGCGGCCAGCCGCGAACAGACGCTGGGCATCGAGCAGATCAATGAAGCCGTGGCGCAGATGGACCAGGTGACGCAGCAGAACGCGGCGCTGGTGGAGCAGGCGGCGGCCGCCGCCGAGTCGATGCAGGAGCAGGCGCGTTCGCTGAGCGAGCTGGTTGGCACGTTCCGCCTGGAACCGCAGGACGCCGGGGTGCCCGTCCATGCCGCGCGGCCCGCGCCGCGCGCCGCCGGGCGCGCGCTGCTGGCCGCGGCCTGA
- a CDS encoding response regulator, translated as MQSAEVCTTQRAAEILGISVTSVQQLVEAGVIEAWKTKGGHRRIPLAAVQAYKGGATGQETRAGRMRPAEGTPVSILVIEDIPLQRALYDKQISSWALRADLRFCENGYQALIEIARHKPDILLADIVMEGMDGYEVIRTIMADPQLADMHIAMLSSLSTEDLAERGGVPPGVVFFSKPVNYDELRGYLRACCADHARRASGNS; from the coding sequence ATGCAAAGCGCTGAAGTCTGCACCACCCAAAGAGCCGCCGAAATCCTCGGTATTTCGGTTACCTCGGTGCAACAACTGGTTGAGGCGGGCGTGATCGAAGCCTGGAAAACCAAGGGTGGCCACCGCCGCATTCCCCTGGCGGCCGTGCAGGCCTACAAGGGCGGCGCCACCGGCCAGGAAACGCGCGCCGGGCGCATGCGCCCGGCCGAAGGAACGCCGGTGTCCATCCTGGTGATCGAAGACATTCCGCTGCAGCGTGCCCTGTATGACAAGCAGATCAGTTCCTGGGCCCTGCGGGCCGACCTGCGCTTCTGCGAGAACGGCTACCAGGCGCTGATCGAGATCGCGCGCCACAAGCCCGACATCCTGCTGGCCGACATTGTCATGGAAGGCATGGATGGCTACGAAGTGATCCGCACGATCATGGCCGATCCGCAACTGGCCGACATGCATATCGCCATGCTGTCGAGCCTGTCGACGGAAGACCTGGCCGAACGCGGCGGCGTACCGCCCGGGGTCGTGTTCTTTTCCAAACCGGTCAATTATGACGAGCTGCGCGGCTATTTGCGCGCCTGCTGCGCAGACCATGCCCGGCGCGCATCAGGCAACAGCTGA
- a CDS encoding Hpt domain-containing protein, with product MSKLYRMIDPLVLLAATGGDQELFHSLSLTFLDTAPALLARLDQACGAGALAPVVHACHTLRGTTVLLGAHEISTLLAELERQARRGELPGAAALQRVAQLFALTCEEVRHSIAGHGGAVR from the coding sequence ATGAGCAAACTCTACCGGATGATCGACCCGCTGGTGCTGCTGGCAGCCACCGGCGGCGACCAGGAACTGTTCCACAGCCTGTCCCTGACTTTTCTCGATACGGCCCCGGCCCTGCTGGCGCGCCTGGACCAGGCCTGCGGCGCCGGGGCGCTGGCGCCCGTCGTCCATGCCTGCCACACGCTGCGCGGCACCACCGTGCTGCTGGGCGCACACGAGATCAGCACGCTGCTGGCCGAACTGGAACGGCAGGCGCGCCGCGGTGAGCTGCCCGGCGCAGCCGCGCTGCAGCGCGTGGCGCAACTGTTCGCGCTGACATGCGAGGAAGTGCGGCACAGCATCGCCGGCCATGGCGGCGCTGTCCGATGA
- a CDS encoding tetratricopeptide repeat protein, protein MLNQAAISKVEYAVNSGTAIRLLTNKSFDIILCEYDLGSGSDGQDGQQLLEDLRHHQLVKPWTIFIMLTSEAVHSKVVSAAELTPSDYILKPFTVDVLSGRIARAIERRALFLPAYQLMDKGDLHGAVKACLAAEAKHPRLAADFVRLRAELQLSLGEWKEAEQIYADMLATRPMAWVHLGLARTLFAQQRHEEVEAALGVLVEQNPRFMAAYDLLAQNHEAMGQPLQAKKILEDAVTISPHVVRRLRRLGGMAFESGDIGAAERAYKQVVIKAKYSEFRDPEDHVNLVKTLVKKGDGPQASGVLRDMERSLRGGANVEACRAISAAMLHELAGNDLGAASELQQAANAANMAQGLSTQLKVGLVQSCLKNNLDDAASEVMMKMVNEADSDVSMEQAVDVFEKAGRHDLAKGLGQQIKNQVQELLEDAAGKTESGEFKGAVFMLRQALRRTPGNMPVLFASVEAILRQLNMLGWEPVLAEQLQEQLQVIRKIDPKHPKLESLRQQYVATQHKYGIAT, encoded by the coding sequence ATGCTGAACCAGGCGGCCATCAGCAAGGTCGAATACGCGGTCAATTCCGGCACCGCGATCCGCCTGCTGACCAATAAATCCTTCGATATCATCCTGTGTGAATACGATCTTGGTAGTGGCTCGGACGGCCAGGACGGCCAGCAACTGCTGGAAGACCTGCGCCACCACCAGTTGGTCAAGCCCTGGACCATCTTCATCATGCTGACCTCCGAGGCCGTCCACAGCAAGGTGGTCAGCGCGGCCGAACTGACGCCGTCCGACTACATATTGAAGCCGTTTACGGTCGATGTGCTGAGCGGGCGCATCGCGCGCGCCATCGAACGGCGCGCCCTCTTCCTGCCCGCCTACCAGCTGATGGACAAGGGCGACCTGCATGGCGCCGTCAAGGCCTGCCTGGCGGCCGAAGCGAAGCATCCGCGCCTGGCTGCGGATTTCGTGCGCCTGCGCGCCGAGCTGCAGCTGTCGCTGGGCGAGTGGAAAGAGGCGGAGCAGATCTATGCCGACATGCTGGCCACGCGGCCCATGGCCTGGGTCCACCTGGGCCTGGCGCGCACCCTGTTCGCGCAGCAGCGCCACGAGGAAGTGGAAGCGGCGCTGGGCGTGCTGGTCGAGCAGAACCCCCGCTTCATGGCCGCCTACGACCTGCTGGCGCAAAACCACGAGGCGATGGGCCAGCCGCTGCAGGCCAAGAAAATCCTCGAGGACGCGGTGACGATCTCCCCGCACGTGGTGCGCCGCCTGCGCCGCCTGGGCGGCATGGCGTTCGAGTCGGGCGATATCGGCGCGGCCGAACGGGCCTACAAGCAGGTGGTGATCAAGGCCAAATATTCGGAATTCCGCGACCCGGAAGACCATGTCAACCTGGTGAAAACGTTGGTGAAAAAGGGCGATGGCCCGCAGGCCAGCGGCGTGCTGCGCGACATGGAACGCTCGCTGCGCGGCGGCGCCAATGTCGAGGCCTGCCGCGCCATCTCGGCCGCCATGCTGCATGAACTGGCCGGCAACGACCTGGGCGCCGCCAGTGAACTGCAGCAGGCCGCCAACGCCGCCAACATGGCGCAGGGCCTGTCGACCCAGCTGAAGGTGGGCCTGGTGCAAAGCTGTCTAAAAAACAATCTCGACGACGCCGCCTCGGAAGTCATGATGAAGATGGTCAACGAAGCCGACAGCGACGTCAGCATGGAACAGGCGGTGGACGTGTTTGAAAAGGCCGGCCGCCACGACCTGGCCAAGGGCCTGGGCCAGCAGATCAAGAACCAGGTGCAGGAACTGCTGGAAGACGCCGCCGGCAAGACCGAAAGCGGCGAGTTCAAGGGCGCCGTCTTCATGCTGCGCCAGGCCCTGCGCCGCACGCCGGGCAATATGCCGGTGCTGTTCGCCTCGGTGGAAGCGATCCTGCGCCAGCTGAACATGCTGGGCTGGGAACCGGTGCTGGCGGAACAGCTGCAGGAGCAATTGCAGGTGATCCGCAAGATCGATCCCAAGCATCCGAAGCTCGAATCGCTGAGGCAGCAATACGTGGCGACGCAGCACAAGTACGGTATCGCGACCTGA